In the Larimichthys crocea isolate SSNF chromosome XXI, L_crocea_2.0, whole genome shotgun sequence genome, one interval contains:
- the fanci gene encoding Fanconi anemia group I protein isoform X3: MKTEMDQIVKLSDEDSTAELQKYLSSITDDRLITVITNGALKAKKVGTLIKGILKGSPCNTTEGSNRRLLVYQHCIPLCESGDLKTEVAADIIGLLMLETHALSGPSLAQLASLFVEAIKVGKMGSGKSLELFPTVLTALSACESLSYGKGELSGEEYKKQLINSLCSSRWDPQCVIHLTTMFRDVPLSSEELRFVVEKVLRMFTKLDLQEIPPLVYQLLLLSAKGCKKQVLDGIISYFKEQDISQEEEQKHSDSLDLEVQSIPQDQLRHVEGTAILHIVFAIRLDHELGREFLKSFKTSYGDLCPFSVALLLSVARIQRYEEQVFDLLKGAIIKSFKDEQLQQGSKFLQDLLPGHCSVAQMILDTVRNSVFGWDHVTQGLVQLGFFLMDTFGPKPGPFGKTTEGSTTIARTPAQQTCKLGGQVLLQGFKMHEPIRGEILEQVLNRLVTKIASPVSHYLDLFSDIVVSAPMILLESSSKVTETFDHLSNLPLATVQGLLKAVQPLLKVSMSLKDALILVLRKAMFSSQLDGRKSAVTGFLLLLKNFKVLGSVASSQCSQAISSSQIQVDVHSRYNSAANEAFCLEILSSLRRCLGQQADVRLMLYEGFYDVLRRNSQLASSIMQTLFSQLRRYYEPEQDLLPPVKLEPCITAHGDQVYLQEPLAHLVTCTVHCLLWLQNMHRSAKSNADDSDDDDEEEEEGYQSELQTILESMTRRMIKSELEDFELDKSAEFSMGSSVGVKNNIYAVLVMGVYEVLMEYNFIKANYSKSRFEELMELFNRYHKLSEILKEKSGKGKVSTHKTPRSLLSLGFVSTLLTVLFRDSTQSREEALSVLRSNGEFVRYTVSVAVQKIQQLEETGHTDGPDGQNTDRTFRFLCDMTSVLMWRYTNIPSAVEDAGKKEKRSSLSHLCLEGLLRIFTTCQQRYPDRMTQLLSTMEDDAEPDDDTEMNFFYIRQFQRALFTQLSGGEDEFNSKEAQLLVSILSVLSRQLKPSSKQFVQMITWTVKICKETSFEDSAFSKGLLSLLFNLHILYKSPVGLLLELSQDIHSQLGDIDQDVEVEKQSHFAIVNMKTATTAALLVLSQVDRVLDEVDWLIARKKSQTATDKSGSGEPTQTAGQQDPIEKAVTLQLGTLLTALNELIQTALLPGTCTITLLRELTRTYSILTTLVKYYIQVCASQHGALPARFEKLVKLSGSHLTPQCYSFITYAQSGEFSGGGADDKKKKKRKDEVNTAASAKLLRETKAIPNLIFSIEQYEKYLITLSKKSKVNLMQYMKLSTSRDFRINAATLDAALQEQDDSQETPESQAVEETQEPKQKKRKQ, translated from the exons ATGAAGACTGAAATGGATCAAATCGTCAAGCTGTCAGATGAAGACAGCACCGCTGAACTCCAGAAGTACCTGTCCTCCATTACAGATGACCGG CTAATAACTGTGATTACCAATGGCGCACTGAAGGCTAAGAAGGTGGGGACATTGATTAAAGGCATACTGAAAG GCTCTCCATGTAATACCACAGAAGGATCAAACCGCAGACTTCTTGTTTATCAACACTGCATCCCTCTGTGTGAGTCCGGGGATCTTAAGACTGAGGTGGCAGCTGATATCATTGGACTACTGATGCTGGAG ACTCATGCACTGTCCGGACCCTCTCTTGCACAACTGGCGTCCCTTTTTGTTGAAGCCATTAAGGTGGGAAAAATGGGCAGTGGGAAATCGCTGGAGCTGTTTCCTACTGTGCTTACTGCTCTGTCAGCCTGTGAATCCTTATCTTATGGCAAAG GCGAACTCAGTGGCGAGGAATacaagaaacagctgatcaacaGCCTCTGCTCAAGCAG ATGGGATCCACAATGTGTTATCCACCTGACAACTATGTTCAG GGACGTGCCCTTGTCATCAGAGGAGCTGCGGTTTGTGGTGGAGAAAGTACTGAGGATGTTCACCAAACTGGATCTGCAGGAGATTCCACCGCTGGtttatcagctgctgcttttatctgcaaag GGTTGTAAGAAACAGGTCCTGGATGGAATCATTAGTTATTTTAAGGAGCAAGACATATCCcaggaagaagaacagaaacacagcga TAGCCTGGATTTAGAGGTTCAGTCCATCCCACAGGACCAGTTAAGGCATGTAGAGGGCACTGCTATCCTCCACATAGTCTTTGCTATACGACTTGACCATGAACTTGGGAGAGAATTCCTTAAAAGCTTTAAG ACATCTTATGGGGACCTGTGTCCCTTCAGTGTAGCCCTGTTGCTCTCAGTGGCACGCATCCAGCGTTATGAGGAGCAG GTGTTTGATCTTTTGAAGGGGGCAATCATCAAGAGCTTCAAGGacgagcagctgcagcaggggtCAAAGTTCCTGCAGGACCTCCTGCCTGGACACTGCAGTGTGGCTCAGATGATACTGGACACAGTCAGGAACAG TGTGTTTGGTTGGGATCATGTGACACAAGGACTGGTGCAGCTAGGCTTCTTCCTTATGGACACATTTGGACCCAAACCTGGACCATTTGGCAAGACCACAGAAGGGTCCACTACCATAGCCCGGACCCCTGCTCAGCAGACATGTAAGCTTGGAGGACAGGTGCTCTTGCAGGGCTTTAag ATGCACGAGCCTATCAGAGGCGAGATACTGGAGCAGGTGTTGAATCGATTGGTCACAAAGATAGcctcacctgtcagtcattACTTAG ACCTTTTCTCTGACATTGTGGTCTCTGCTCCCATGATCCTCCTGGAGTCATCCTCTAAGGTGACAGAGACGTTTGACCACCTGTCAAACCTGCCTTTAGCCACGGTTCAGGGTCTACTAAAAGCTGTCCAG CCCCTGCTCAAAGTCAGCATGTCCTTGAAAGATGCTTTGATTCTAGTTCTCCGTAAGGCCATGTTTTCCAG CCAACTGGACGGCAGGAAGTCCGCAGTGACTGGCTTCTTGTTGCTGCTGAAGAACTTCAAAGTTTTGGGCAGCGTGGCGTCGAGTCAGTGTAGCCAAGCGATCTCCTCTAGCCAG ATCCAAGTGGATGTTCATTCTCGTTACAACTCTGCTGCCAATGAAGCGTTTTGTCTGGAGATTCTCAGCAGCCTGCGTCGCTGCCTTGGCCAGCAGGCCGATGTGCGGCTCATGCTATATGAG GGTTTCTATGATGTTCTCCGTCGCAACTCTCAGCTTGCAAGCTCCATCATGCAGACCCTCTTCTCACAG CTGAGGCGGTACTACGAGCCTGAGCAAGACCTTCTGCCACCAGTGAAACTGGAACCGTGCATCACAGCTCACGGAGACCAAGTCTACCTCCAGGAGCCACTG gcCCATTTGGTGACCTGTACTGTACATTGCCTGTTGTGGCTGCAGAACATGCATCGATCAGCCAAATCCAATGctgatgatagtgatgatgacgatgaggaggaggaggagggatatCAGTCTGAACTACAGACAATCCTGGAAAGCATGACAAGACGCATGATCAAGAGTGAACTGGAGGACTTTGAACTG GACAAGTCAGCTGAGTTCTCAATGGGATCCAGTGTCGGAGTGAAGAACAATATCTATGCTGTGCTGGTGATGGGAGTGTATGAAGTCCTGATGGAGTACAATTTCATCAAAGCCAACTACAG taaAAGCCGCTTCGAGGAGCTCATGGAGCTGTTCAACCGCTACCACAAGCTCTCTGAGATCCTGAAGGAGAAATCCGGAAAGGGCAAAGTGTCCACACACAAGACCCCCCGTAGTTTACTCTCTTTGGGCTTCGTATCAACTCTACTTACAGTGCTCTTCAG AGACAGTactcagagcagagaggaggccCTCTCAGTGCTTCGCTCAAATGGAGAGTTTGTGCGTTACACAGTTAGTGTAGCTGTACAGAAGATCCAGCAGCTCGAGGAAACCGGACACACAGATGGCCCAGACggacagaacacagacagaacTTTCCGCTTCCTCTGTGACATGACAAG TGTGCTGATGTGGCGTTACACCAACATCCCGAGCGCTGTGGAGGACGCAGGAAAGAAGGAGAAGCGTTCCAGCCTCTCCCACTTGTGTCTGGAAGGTCTGCTCAGGATCTTCACAACCTGCCAGCAACGATATCCAGACAGGATGACCCAGCTCCTCTCCACCATGG AAGACGATGCTGAACCAGATGATGATACAGAGATGAACTTCTTTTACATCCGACAGTTTCag AGGGCACTGTTCACACAGTTaagtggaggagaggatgaatTTAACAGCAAAGAGGCTCAGCTGCTCGTCAGCATCTTGAGTGTGCTCTCCCGCCAGCTAAAGCCATCCTCAAAGCAG TTTGTTCAGATGATCACATGGACTGTGAAAATATGCAAGGAGACCAGTTTTG AGGATTCGGCTTTCTCCAAAGgtctgctctctcttctcttcaacCTGCACATTCTCTATAAGAGTCCTGTTGGCCTGTTGCTCGAACTCAGCCAAGACATCCACAGCCAACTGGGAGATATCGATCAg GATGTGGAGGTGGAAAAACAGTCTCACTTTGCCATCGTCAACATGAAGACTGcaaccacagcagca CTGTTGGTCCTGTCTCAGGTTGACAGAGTGCTTGATGAAGTGGACTGGCTGATCGCCAGAAAGAAAAGCCAGACGGCCACTGACAAATCGGGCTCTG GTGAGCCCACCCAGACTGCAGGCCAGCAGGATCCGATAGAGAAAGCGGTGACGCTGCAGCTCGGGACGCTTTTGACGGCACTGAATGAGCTCATCCAGACGGCCCTGCTGCCTGGAACCTGTACCATTACACTGCTGAGGGAACTGACTCGCACATACAGCATCCTCACCACCCTGGTCAAATAT TACATCCAGGTGTGTGCAAGCCAGCACGGTGCACTGCCCGCACGCTTTGAGAAGCTG gtcaaACTGTCTGGCTCCCATCTCACACCTCAGTGCTACTCTTTCATCACATACGCACAG AGTGGAGAATTCAGCGGTGGAGGTGCAgatgacaagaagaaaaagaaaaggaaggatgaAGTCAACACCGCTGCCTCT GCAAAACTTCTGCGTGAGACAAAGGCCATCCCGAACTTGATCTTCAGCATCGAGCAATATGAGAAGTACCTCATCACGCTCTCAAAGAAATCAAAG GTAAATCTGATGCAGTACATGAAGCTGAGCACCTCAAGAGATTTTCGCATCAACGCTGCTACTCTGGACGCAGCCCTACAGGAGCAGGACGACAGTCAGGAG ACTCCTGAGTCACAGGCCGTAGAGGAGACACAAGAAcccaaacagaagaagagaaagcagTGA